Proteins encoded together in one Xenopus laevis strain J_2021 chromosome 6L, Xenopus_laevis_v10.1, whole genome shotgun sequence window:
- the LOC108719543 gene encoding gastrula zinc finger protein XlCGF26.1-like isoform X3 produces MTIKEEPDVNEDSHPVETVICTDGADCQNEEDSWGPKNSKPSLRLRSSQLSDARKMIRSSGVFPRLMLHKSVARSEREARARLEEDSASTNILCFICCKCGKGFPLNSDLLTHDCTHSTNNNNNNKATNKRKRGRPRKNPAKPTEAPKKQNNRKPSSLEAEQEVSNGEKSYTCPKCGEGFSLKSDFLSHKRSHRAEKPYKCKECGKGFSRQISLLSHESLHTGETSFPCTECGKIFPLMRTLLNHQKVHRGERPFICSICGKGFTLKSSLSVHEKIHTGEKPFECNVCGKCFALRTMLHKHQRNHSGEKRFSCAECGKSFSHKITLLSHERIHTGERPFTCNQCGKSFSQNGNLYHHQKIHSGEKPFTCSECGKSFFQKNKLHRHQLIHTGEKPFKCAECGRGFSQNGNLRTHQKVHTKEKSFMCCECGERFSAKCSLEKHERIHSS; encoded by the coding sequence CAGATTGTCAAAATGAAGAAGACAGCTGGGGCCCTAAAAATTCCAAACCTTCGTTAAGACTCCGGAGCTCCCAACTGTCAGATGCCAGGAAGATGATCCGAAGTTCTGGCGTGTTTCCAAGGCTGATGCTGCACAAATCAGTGGCTAGGTCTGAGAGGGAGGCTAGGGCGAGACTCGAGGAAGACTCCgcaagcaccaacatattgtgtttTATCTGCTGTAAATGTGGAAAAGGCTTTCCTCTGAACAGTGATCTACTCACCCACGACTGCACCCAttctacaaataataataataataacaaagccACCAATAAACGCAAGAGAGGGCGCCCAAGGAAGAATCCAGCTAAACCTACGGAAGCCCCCAAGAAGCAAAACAATCGTAAACCTAGCAGCCTAGAAGCAGAGCAGGAGGTCAGTAATGGTGAGAAGTCTTACACGTGTCCAAAATGTGGTGAAGGCTTTTCTCTAAAGTCCGACTTTCTATCGCACAAGAGGAGCCACAGAGCTGAAAAGCCTTATAAATGCAAAGAATGCGGGAAGGGTTTCTCCCGCCAAATCAGCCTTTTGTCCCACGAGTCGTTACACACCGGAGAGACGTCTTTCCCATGCACTGAATGCGGGAAAATTTTCCCTCTAATGAGAACCCTTCTGAACCACCAGAAAGTCCACCGAGGGGAGAGACCCTTCATATGCTCTATCTGTGGGAAAGGCTTTACCCTCAAGTCCAGCCTCTCCGTTCACGAGAAgattcacacgggggagaaaccgtTTGAGTGTAACGTGTGTGGCAAATGTTTCGCTCTGAGAACGATGCTCCACAAACATCAGCGAAATCACTCTGGAGAAAAGCGTTTTTCATGCGCCGAATGCGGGAAAAGCTTCTCTCACAAGATCACTCTTCTGTCGCACGAGAGGATACACACTGGGGAGAGACCTTTCACTTGCAACCAATGTGGGAAAAGCTTCTCGCAGAATGGTAACCTCTATCACCACCAGAAAATCCACTcgggggagaaacccttcacctGCTCAGAATGCGGGAAGAGCTTTTTCCAGAAGAATAAACTTCACCGGCATCAGCTGATACACACAGGGGAGAAGCCTTTTAAATGCGCAGAGTGCGGTCGAGGCTTCTCCCAGAACGGCAACCTCCGTACCCACCAGAAAGTCCACACCAAGGAAAAGAGTTTCATGTGCTGCGAATGCGGCGAGAGGTTCTCTGCCAAGTGTAGCCTTGAGAAACATGAGAGAATTCACTCAAGCTAG
- the LOC108719543 gene encoding gastrula zinc finger protein XlCGF26.1-like isoform X4, producing MTIKEEPDVNEDSHPVETVICTDGDCQNEEDSWGPKNSKPSLRLRSSQLSDARKMIRSSGVFPRLMLHKSVARSEREARARLEEDSASTNILCFICCKCGKGFPLNSDLLTHDCTHSTNNNNNNKATNKRKRGRPRKNPAKPTEAPKKQNNRKPSSLEAEQEVSNGEKSYTCPKCGEGFSLKSDFLSHKRSHRAEKPYKCKECGKGFSRQISLLSHESLHTGETSFPCTECGKIFPLMRTLLNHQKVHRGERPFICSICGKGFTLKSSLSVHEKIHTGEKPFECNVCGKCFALRTMLHKHQRNHSGEKRFSCAECGKSFSHKITLLSHERIHTGERPFTCNQCGKSFSQNGNLYHHQKIHSGEKPFTCSECGKSFFQKNKLHRHQLIHTGEKPFKCAECGRGFSQNGNLRTHQKVHTKEKSFMCCECGERFSAKCSLEKHERIHSS from the coding sequence ATTGTCAAAATGAAGAAGACAGCTGGGGCCCTAAAAATTCCAAACCTTCGTTAAGACTCCGGAGCTCCCAACTGTCAGATGCCAGGAAGATGATCCGAAGTTCTGGCGTGTTTCCAAGGCTGATGCTGCACAAATCAGTGGCTAGGTCTGAGAGGGAGGCTAGGGCGAGACTCGAGGAAGACTCCgcaagcaccaacatattgtgtttTATCTGCTGTAAATGTGGAAAAGGCTTTCCTCTGAACAGTGATCTACTCACCCACGACTGCACCCAttctacaaataataataataataacaaagccACCAATAAACGCAAGAGAGGGCGCCCAAGGAAGAATCCAGCTAAACCTACGGAAGCCCCCAAGAAGCAAAACAATCGTAAACCTAGCAGCCTAGAAGCAGAGCAGGAGGTCAGTAATGGTGAGAAGTCTTACACGTGTCCAAAATGTGGTGAAGGCTTTTCTCTAAAGTCCGACTTTCTATCGCACAAGAGGAGCCACAGAGCTGAAAAGCCTTATAAATGCAAAGAATGCGGGAAGGGTTTCTCCCGCCAAATCAGCCTTTTGTCCCACGAGTCGTTACACACCGGAGAGACGTCTTTCCCATGCACTGAATGCGGGAAAATTTTCCCTCTAATGAGAACCCTTCTGAACCACCAGAAAGTCCACCGAGGGGAGAGACCCTTCATATGCTCTATCTGTGGGAAAGGCTTTACCCTCAAGTCCAGCCTCTCCGTTCACGAGAAgattcacacgggggagaaaccgtTTGAGTGTAACGTGTGTGGCAAATGTTTCGCTCTGAGAACGATGCTCCACAAACATCAGCGAAATCACTCTGGAGAAAAGCGTTTTTCATGCGCCGAATGCGGGAAAAGCTTCTCTCACAAGATCACTCTTCTGTCGCACGAGAGGATACACACTGGGGAGAGACCTTTCACTTGCAACCAATGTGGGAAAAGCTTCTCGCAGAATGGTAACCTCTATCACCACCAGAAAATCCACTcgggggagaaacccttcacctGCTCAGAATGCGGGAAGAGCTTTTTCCAGAAGAATAAACTTCACCGGCATCAGCTGATACACACAGGGGAGAAGCCTTTTAAATGCGCAGAGTGCGGTCGAGGCTTCTCCCAGAACGGCAACCTCCGTACCCACCAGAAAGTCCACACCAAGGAAAAGAGTTTCATGTGCTGCGAATGCGGCGAGAGGTTCTCTGCCAAGTGTAGCCTTGAGAAACATGAGAGAATTCACTCAAGCTAG